From Candidatus Saganbacteria bacterium, one genomic window encodes:
- a CDS encoding glycosyltransferase: MDTTPFISIIIPVRNGERLLANCLESLKLQSYPHDRFEIIISDGMSSDDTIKIAEKYGAKVVRNPKLTVGPGRNEGYKLSRGDLIAFSDDDCVMDKDWLLNSVKYFKDERVGGLSGPTITQNDGSPLGEAIGLIYDLAASSGKSAHRSENNKVSEVADIPGCNAIYRRTVIEEVFPIDETLITAEDVEMNRLIRLEGHKLLYVPDVKLWHNRRQNLMGFYKQMYRFAIGRLQVGRKDLKMLTPTHILAGITLPVIILLLLALYFSNNIRTIYYFSWGIPFLAIIAAVFAFFKTGAIKPAIVFPFVVITFIVAWSLGFMRELFFPI, encoded by the coding sequence ATGGACACAACCCCATTTATTTCCATAATCATCCCTGTAAGAAATGGAGAGAGATTATTGGCAAATTGCCTTGAAAGCCTAAAACTGCAAAGTTATCCCCATGATCGATTCGAAATCATAATATCCGATGGAATGTCATCGGATGACACGATAAAAATCGCTGAAAAATATGGCGCGAAAGTTGTTAGAAATCCCAAACTTACGGTTGGGCCGGGACGAAACGAGGGATATAAATTATCTCGCGGGGATCTTATCGCTTTTTCCGATGATGATTGCGTAATGGATAAAGATTGGCTGTTAAATAGCGTAAAATATTTTAAAGATGAACGGGTCGGCGGTTTGAGCGGGCCAACTATTACACAAAATGACGGTTCGCCTTTAGGAGAAGCTATTGGGCTCATATATGATCTGGCGGCATCATCAGGAAAGTCAGCTCATCGAAGTGAAAACAATAAGGTTTCCGAAGTTGCGGATATCCCCGGTTGTAATGCCATATACCGGAGGACAGTAATTGAAGAAGTTTTTCCGATAGATGAAACCCTCATCACCGCGGAGGACGTCGAAATGAACAGGCTTATTAGGCTTGAAGGACATAAATTACTCTATGTTCCTGATGTAAAACTTTGGCACAATCGTCGGCAAAATCTAATGGGATTTTATAAACAAATGTACCGTTTTGCGATCGGGAGGCTCCAGGTCGGCCGAAAAGACCTCAAAATGCTGACTCCTACGCATATATTGGCCGGAATAACACTGCCAGTTATCATCTTGTTATTACTTGCATTATATTTCTCGAATAATATTAGGACTATTTATTATTTTTCATGGGGGATCCCCTTTCTAGCCATAATTGCGGCAGTTTTCGCTTTTTTCAAAACCGGGGCAATTAAGCCGGCGATAGTCTTTCCGTTTGTTGTAATAACTTTTATCGTAGCTTGGTCGCTTGGTTTTATGAGGGAGTTGTTTTTTCCTATATGA
- a CDS encoding glycosyltransferase family 2 protein, with product MEISVVMPCLNEEKTIGECIDKAMVALNRLGVPSEIVISDNGSTDRSAQIALKKGARVVRSEQKGYGSAYLTGFENAKGNIMIMGDSDNTYDFTQIGQLIAPLKNGYDFVIGSRLRGNIKKGAMPWLHRYFGTPLLSWMLNLVAGTKISDVNCGMRAFTKEAYKKMHLRAAGMEFASEMVINAARAKLKFAEVPISYDRREGESKLRTFSDGWRHLRFMLIYSPNYLFLGPGLFIFILGLALLLSLLQGPINILGYSFDYHFSILGAMLAILGYQIISLGMYAKIYALSEQFEENDLMLASFLRFFNLEKGLAIGAIVLLIGLGMNFYLVYEWLSGRLIQEVRFALVALTFTVIGVQTIFSSFFFSILGIKKK from the coding sequence ATGGAAATATCTGTAGTCATGCCATGTTTGAACGAAGAAAAAACGATCGGCGAATGTATTGATAAGGCTATGGTCGCATTGAATAGATTAGGCGTTCCATCCGAAATAGTTATCTCGGATAATGGATCAACGGACAGGTCTGCACAGATCGCGTTGAAAAAGGGAGCCCGCGTCGTAAGAAGCGAACAAAAAGGATATGGATCGGCATATCTAACAGGTTTCGAAAATGCGAAAGGCAATATCATGATTATGGGCGACTCTGATAACACCTATGATTTTACCCAAATAGGCCAGCTGATCGCTCCCCTAAAAAATGGTTATGACTTTGTGATCGGTTCAAGATTAAGAGGGAATATTAAAAAGGGAGCAATGCCTTGGCTTCATCGCTATTTTGGAACGCCCCTGCTCTCTTGGATGCTGAACCTTGTCGCAGGGACAAAAATATCCGACGTCAATTGCGGCATGCGCGCTTTTACAAAAGAAGCATATAAGAAAATGCATTTAAGGGCTGCGGGAATGGAATTTGCGTCCGAAATGGTCATCAACGCGGCCCGCGCAAAGCTGAAATTCGCGGAAGTCCCTATTTCTTACGATCGAAGAGAAGGGGAATCAAAGTTGAGAACCTTCTCCGATGGCTGGAGGCATCTTCGCTTCATGCTGATCTATAGCCCGAATTATTTATTTCTGGGGCCAGGTCTTTTCATTTTTATCTTAGGCCTTGCCCTATTGCTGTCATTGCTTCAGGGGCCAATAAATATCCTTGGATATTCGTTTGATTACCATTTTTCAATATTAGGCGCAATGCTTGCTATCCTTGGATACCAAATAATCAGCTTGGGTATGTACGCGAAGATCTATGCGCTTTCCGAGCAATTTGAAGAAAATGACCTTATGTTGGCATCATTTTTAAGGTTTTTTAACTTGGAAAAGGGGTTGGCTATAGGCGCAATTGTTTTATTGATAGGTCTTGGCATGAACTTTTATTTGGTTTACGAATGGTTATCGGGACGCTTAATACAAGAGGTCCGTTTTGCTTTAGTTGCCCTGACTTTTACAGTGATCGGAGTACAAACGATATTTTCATCTTTTTTCTTCAGCATATTAGGGATCAAGAAAAAATAA